From Gimesia panareensis, the proteins below share one genomic window:
- a CDS encoding peptidylprolyl isomerase has protein sequence MGEPTPNPHATPAKTNSKRKIIFFAAGTGLVLLAGVLFFQTFNAKTGSAGEDKSAGKVRLTGNQPSVRSQPVAKVGSLVITEDELARECIALYGPEVLENVINRAIIEQACQKAGVTVEQAEVHAEVEKIAKRFNLDTKTWYDMLLAERKMNPNQYRRNVIWPMLALRKLAGQQTHLTQAELQKAFVRDYGPRVKARMIMMDNLHRAQKIWDDVKRNPDDFERQARDYSIEPNSRALGGAIQPIPQFSDNESLWKAAFKLKEGEVSGIIQIGPSRYAILKCEGRTEPVVTSIDEVKTQLVDQLTEEQTQEAVARVFAKLKEETRVDNYITNTVTGGVSQTSGTSFGKAPVQQAIPSPTQGLNRPTR, from the coding sequence ATGGGCGAACCGACCCCAAACCCGCATGCGACCCCAGCCAAGACAAACTCAAAACGAAAAATCATCTTTTTCGCAGCCGGTACCGGACTGGTTCTTCTCGCTGGCGTCCTCTTTTTTCAGACCTTTAACGCCAAAACCGGATCTGCGGGAGAAGACAAATCAGCAGGCAAAGTACGCCTCACAGGAAATCAGCCCTCCGTTCGCAGTCAGCCTGTTGCGAAAGTCGGTAGCCTCGTGATCACAGAAGACGAACTGGCCCGCGAATGTATCGCCCTGTATGGTCCGGAAGTCCTGGAAAACGTGATCAACCGTGCCATCATCGAGCAGGCCTGCCAGAAAGCAGGCGTAACTGTCGAGCAGGCTGAAGTACACGCCGAAGTCGAAAAGATCGCCAAACGCTTCAACCTGGATACCAAAACCTGGTACGACATGCTGCTGGCAGAACGCAAGATGAACCCCAACCAGTACCGCCGCAATGTGATCTGGCCGATGCTGGCCCTCCGCAAACTGGCCGGACAGCAGACGCACCTGACGCAAGCCGAACTCCAGAAAGCCTTCGTTCGTGATTATGGCCCACGCGTCAAAGCCCGTATGATCATGATGGACAACCTGCACCGGGCTCAGAAAATCTGGGACGATGTCAAACGGAATCCGGACGACTTCGAACGCCAGGCCCGCGATTACTCCATCGAGCCCAACAGCCGTGCTCTGGGTGGTGCCATCCAGCCCATTCCACAGTTCTCTGACAATGAAAGTCTCTGGAAAGCCGCATTCAAGCTGAAAGAAGGCGAAGTTTCAGGAATTATTCAGATCGGTCCCAGTCGGTATGCCATTCTGAAATGCGAAGGACGTACCGAACCGGTCGTCACCAGCATCGACGAAGTCAAAACCCAGCTGGTCGATCAGCTGACCGAAGAACAGACCCAGGAAGCAGTCGCCCGGGTCTTCGCCAAGCTGAAAGAAGAAACCCGCGTCGACAACTACATCACCAACACCGTCACCGGTGGTGTCTCACAGACCTCGGGCACCAGCTTCGGCAAAGCTCCGGTTCAACAGGCCATTCCCAGTCCCACACAGGGACTGAACCGTCCGACTCGTTAA
- a CDS encoding SPFH domain-containing protein codes for MGFWMDKLRAELVDIIEWVDDSKHTLTWRFPRYQNEIKNGAELIVRPGQMALFVHRGQVADVFEPGHYQLTTDNLPILGTLQGWKHGFNSPFRSEVYFVNTTQITDLKWGTPNPIMLRDPEFGPIRLRAFGNYSLKANDPRILVKELVGTDAEFDSSEINELLRSIIISSFADLLGESKYAALDLASKYTEISGELKKVVNERIDDEYGLEVPQLLIVNISLPESVEKALDTRTSMGVIGDMNQFQQYQMGQAMLSAAENPAGGGAADGMGLGMGFAMANRMMQPGGAGAPGPMAPPPPPAAAWHIAANGQSQGPFSMEVIADGITKGQITANTQVWSAGMSGWLPAGQVPQLAGFFQAATPPPPPPAS; via the coding sequence ATGGGATTCTGGATGGATAAATTACGGGCAGAGCTGGTGGATATCATCGAGTGGGTCGATGATTCAAAGCATACTCTCACCTGGCGTTTTCCCCGTTATCAGAATGAAATCAAAAATGGTGCCGAACTGATCGTGAGGCCGGGGCAGATGGCGCTGTTCGTCCATCGTGGGCAGGTGGCCGACGTGTTTGAACCGGGGCACTACCAGCTCACGACAGACAACCTGCCCATTCTGGGAACGTTGCAGGGCTGGAAGCACGGCTTCAACAGCCCGTTCCGGTCGGAAGTCTATTTCGTCAATACGACCCAGATCACGGATCTGAAGTGGGGAACTCCCAATCCGATCATGCTGCGGGATCCTGAATTCGGCCCGATTCGGCTGCGGGCGTTCGGCAACTATTCACTCAAAGCCAACGATCCCCGGATTCTGGTCAAAGAACTGGTGGGGACCGATGCCGAGTTTGACTCCAGTGAAATCAATGAGCTGTTGCGTTCCATCATTATCAGTTCCTTTGCTGATCTTCTGGGAGAATCCAAGTACGCTGCCCTGGACCTGGCTTCCAAATACACAGAAATCTCAGGTGAGTTGAAGAAAGTCGTCAATGAACGGATCGACGATGAATACGGCCTGGAAGTCCCCCAGCTGCTGATCGTGAATATCTCGCTGCCGGAAAGTGTCGAGAAAGCACTCGATACACGGACCAGCATGGGTGTGATTGGCGACATGAACCAGTTCCAGCAGTACCAGATGGGGCAGGCGATGCTCTCGGCAGCCGAAAACCCGGCCGGAGGCGGTGCCGCCGATGGTATGGGTCTGGGCATGGGCTTCGCGATGGCCAACCGGATGATGCAGCCCGGAGGAGCAGGGGCCCCCGGCCCGATGGCTCCCCCGCCGCCGCCAGCAGCAGCCTGGCACATCGCTGCCAATGGACAATCGCAGGGACCTTTCTCGATGGAAGTCATTGCGGACGGAATTACTAAAGGGCAGATTACCGCTAACACTCAAGTGTGGTCAGCCGGCATGTCAGGCTGGTTACCTGCAGGTCAGGTTCCCCAACTGGCCGGATTCTTCCAGGCAGCGACTCCGCCGCCCCCGCCGCCAGCCAGTTAA
- a CDS encoding glycosyltransferase family 4 protein yields MRVAHIITRMIIGGAQQNTLYTVEDQFRDYGDEVSLMTGPTTGPEGTLIPRAEQGGFDLQIIPHLLRSLSPLNDWRAYRELIAALRDYQPDLVHTHSSKAGILGRAAAWHLKLPCVHTIHGAAFHFGQSPLHYHAYIAAEKWAARRCDRLISVCDAMTDQYVAAGITTKDRCDTVYSGMEVEPFLTPPRPPEEVRRELGIEPGHIVIGKVARLFHLKGHKYLIEAARQVVDAQPQVRFLLVGDGILRAEFEQRIAELGLTENFIFAGLVPPERVPELIHAMDIVVHTSVWEGLARVLPQGLIAGKPVVSYDVDGAREVVIPEETGYLLPAESIEPLAQALIELAADPEKRARFGKTGRERFTDQFRHETMTRRLREIYQRVLDERSRQQA; encoded by the coding sequence GTGAGAGTGGCACATATTATCACGCGGATGATCATCGGCGGTGCGCAGCAGAATACGCTTTATACAGTCGAAGATCAGTTTCGGGACTATGGTGACGAAGTTTCGCTGATGACTGGACCGACGACCGGCCCGGAAGGAACGCTGATTCCGCGGGCCGAGCAGGGGGGCTTTGATCTGCAGATCATTCCGCACCTGCTCCGCAGCCTCAGTCCGTTGAACGACTGGCGGGCTTACCGGGAGTTGATCGCGGCCCTGCGCGACTATCAGCCGGACCTGGTTCACACGCACAGCTCGAAGGCGGGCATCCTGGGGCGGGCTGCCGCCTGGCATCTGAAGCTCCCCTGTGTGCATACGATTCATGGTGCCGCCTTTCACTTCGGCCAGTCTCCGTTGCATTATCATGCTTACATTGCTGCTGAGAAATGGGCGGCCCGAAGATGCGACCGGCTGATCAGCGTATGTGATGCAATGACCGATCAGTATGTCGCTGCCGGTATTACGACGAAAGACCGCTGTGATACCGTTTACAGTGGGATGGAAGTCGAGCCGTTCCTCACGCCCCCGCGTCCACCGGAAGAGGTGCGGCGGGAACTGGGCATCGAGCCCGGGCATATCGTGATCGGCAAGGTGGCGCGGCTGTTTCATTTGAAAGGGCATAAGTATCTGATCGAAGCAGCACGGCAGGTGGTCGACGCACAGCCCCAGGTCCGGTTCCTGCTGGTGGGGGACGGAATCTTGCGGGCCGAGTTCGAGCAGCGCATTGCCGAACTGGGGCTGACGGAGAATTTCATTTTTGCCGGCCTGGTGCCCCCCGAACGGGTGCCCGAGCTGATTCATGCGATGGATATCGTCGTGCATACCAGCGTCTGGGAAGGGCTGGCACGCGTACTGCCCCAGGGACTGATTGCCGGCAAGCCGGTCGTTTCTTATGACGTGGATGGTGCCCGGGAAGTGGTGATTCCCGAAGAGACCGGTTATCTGCTGCCCGCGGAATCAATCGAGCCGCTGGCTCAGGCCCTCATCGAACTGGCTGCAGATCCCGAAAAACGCGCCCGTTTTGGTAAGACGGGGCGCGAGCGATTTACAGATCAGTTCCGCCACGAGACGATGACCCGCCGCTTGCGTGAAATCTATCAGCGGGTCCTCGATGAAAGAAGCCGGCAGCAGGCGTAA
- a CDS encoding FG-GAP repeat domain-containing protein, with product MHMLQPAYRLLSYSSVTALLVVLTGSIHLSAGETWQRQELDAAFRSEGSAAADVNKDGKMDVIAGDVWYEAPDWKMHEVRKPGKFVAGVGYSDSFCNFAYDINQDGWTDFIYVSFPGKEFYWYENPKNKPGHWKEHLIWHSICNETPKFTDLTGDGKPELIFGSQPEKQMGYIEIPSPDQTTKKWDFIPISQPGDPMRNGTFKYYHGLGVGDFNNDGRQDVIIPDGWWEGPEKLGEGLWEFHPFKLTATGEAPEKMADLYVQDLDMDGDNDIIGSSAHAFGVWWFENLTGGDSPKFKAHLIDKSYSQTHAMHFIDINGDGQKDMVTGKRFFAHNGKDPGGKEPVVMYWYEIKRNKGKAPQIIPHKIEAGNDTGVGTQFSMADMNGDGRPDIVLSNKKGVNVLIQK from the coding sequence ATGCACATGCTTCAGCCAGCCTATCGTCTATTGAGTTACTCCTCTGTCACCGCCCTGCTGGTCGTGCTGACAGGTTCGATCCATCTTTCAGCCGGAGAAACCTGGCAGCGCCAGGAACTGGACGCCGCCTTCCGCTCAGAAGGGTCTGCCGCTGCCGACGTCAACAAAGATGGCAAAATGGATGTCATCGCCGGCGACGTCTGGTATGAAGCGCCTGACTGGAAAATGCACGAAGTCCGCAAGCCCGGCAAATTCGTGGCGGGTGTCGGCTACAGCGACAGCTTCTGCAACTTCGCCTATGACATCAACCAGGACGGCTGGACCGATTTCATCTACGTCAGCTTCCCCGGTAAAGAGTTCTACTGGTACGAAAACCCCAAGAACAAACCGGGGCACTGGAAAGAACATCTGATCTGGCACAGCATCTGTAATGAAACTCCCAAGTTCACTGACCTCACCGGCGACGGGAAACCGGAACTCATCTTCGGTTCGCAGCCGGAAAAACAGATGGGCTACATCGAAATTCCCTCACCTGATCAGACCACGAAGAAATGGGACTTCATCCCAATCAGCCAGCCCGGCGATCCCATGCGGAACGGAACCTTCAAGTATTACCACGGGCTGGGCGTGGGCGATTTTAACAACGACGGTCGCCAGGATGTGATCATTCCTGATGGCTGGTGGGAAGGACCGGAAAAACTGGGCGAAGGCCTCTGGGAATTCCATCCCTTCAAACTAACCGCGACTGGAGAAGCCCCCGAAAAGATGGCCGACCTGTACGTACAGGATCTCGACATGGACGGTGACAATGACATCATTGGCAGTTCTGCCCATGCGTTCGGCGTCTGGTGGTTTGAAAACCTGACCGGTGGCGACTCGCCCAAATTCAAGGCGCACCTGATCGACAAGAGCTACTCGCAGACCCACGCGATGCATTTCATCGACATCAACGGTGACGGCCAGAAAGATATGGTCACCGGAAAACGGTTCTTTGCTCACAACGGCAAAGATCCGGGTGGCAAGGAACCCGTAGTGATGTACTGGTATGAAATCAAACGCAACAAAGGCAAAGCCCCCCAGATCATTCCCCACAAGATTGAAGCCGGGAATGACACAGGCGTCGGCACCCAGTTTTCCATGGCCGACATGAACGGTGACGGGCGGCCTGATATCGTGCTGTCCAACAAAAAAGGAGTGAACGTGCTGATCCAGAAATAA
- a CDS encoding NHL domain-containing protein: MKRLHIIPLLVLFCLATAPLSAQTVKTIAGTGKLGHTGDGGPAAKAQVGEPYGLTLGPDGALYVCEIKGHVIRRIDEKSGKISTVAGSTKKGYSGDGGPALEAKLNEPYEVRFDKAGNMYFVEMVNNIVRRVDAQTGKISTVAGTGKKGFSGDGGPATKATFSRPHSIALDNDDNLYICDIGNHRIRRVDLNTGMVSTFSGTGERKPTPDGAPVSGTPLNGPRALDFFADGNGKGSLYLALREGNMVYRIDLDNGTLHHIAGTGKKGYTGHGGPAKKATLSGPKGISVAPNGDIYLADTESHTIRFIRKQDGTIETAVGDGKRGDGPDGDPAKCRMARPHGVYVGPKGNVYIGDSETYRVRKLTTGKQ, translated from the coding sequence ATGAAACGCTTGCATATCATTCCACTACTCGTGCTGTTCTGCCTCGCCACAGCACCTCTGTCTGCCCAGACCGTCAAAACCATCGCCGGCACCGGCAAGCTCGGACACACGGGCGACGGCGGACCGGCAGCCAAAGCCCAGGTCGGAGAACCCTATGGGCTGACGCTCGGTCCCGACGGCGCTCTCTATGTCTGCGAAATTAAAGGCCATGTCATCCGTCGCATCGATGAGAAGTCAGGTAAGATCTCAACTGTTGCGGGTTCCACAAAGAAAGGCTACAGCGGAGACGGCGGTCCTGCCCTGGAAGCGAAGTTGAATGAACCCTACGAAGTTCGCTTCGATAAAGCAGGCAACATGTACTTCGTTGAGATGGTCAATAACATTGTCCGCCGCGTTGATGCGCAGACCGGGAAAATTTCAACAGTCGCAGGCACCGGCAAGAAAGGCTTCTCAGGGGACGGAGGACCAGCGACCAAAGCCACCTTCTCCCGCCCGCACTCAATCGCCCTCGACAATGATGACAACCTGTATATTTGCGACATCGGCAACCATCGCATCCGTCGTGTTGACCTGAACACAGGCATGGTTTCCACCTTTTCCGGTACCGGCGAGCGCAAGCCAACGCCTGATGGTGCTCCCGTTTCCGGTACACCACTGAACGGACCCCGGGCACTCGACTTCTTCGCAGATGGGAACGGAAAGGGTTCGCTCTATCTCGCTCTGCGGGAAGGCAACATGGTTTACCGCATCGATTTGGACAATGGGACTTTACATCACATTGCAGGCACTGGTAAAAAAGGATATACGGGGCACGGCGGACCGGCGAAAAAAGCCACACTGTCCGGCCCGAAAGGGATCTCCGTCGCCCCTAATGGAGACATCTATCTGGCGGATACTGAAAGTCACACCATCCGCTTCATCCGTAAACAAGATGGGACTATTGAAACTGCTGTCGGAGACGGCAAACGGGGAGACGGCCCGGACGGCGATCCTGCCAAATGCCGCATGGCTCGACCCCACGGCGTGTACGTCGGCCCCAAAGGCAACGTCTATATTGGTGACAGTGAAACTTATCGCGTTCGCAAGTTAACAACGGGAAAACAATAA
- a CDS encoding DUF1559 family PulG-like putative transporter translates to MLFPKSRSPYHTQSARSACKRGFTLIELLVVIAIIAVLVALILPAVQQAREAARMAQCKNNLRQIVLACHMYADSNGGYWPRAAPDQHVGFGGKKRWHGERQTTDATTKFQAHLGPLAPFLEQNAEIKKCPTFGNFAAHGTVSNAFEGGTGGYGYNQAYLGGTSWKYSYPTSNMVATNMREIGSLARTVAFADAALAQGFPDLHIIEYSFIEPPYFIDNWTPTFQEAPWRPDPSIHFRHTGTVANIGWADGRVTSAVMSGTGTSAYGGDPKKFQIGWFGPMDSNVLFTNKDKLEADMGGVQ, encoded by the coding sequence ATGCTGTTTCCCAAATCCCGCTCACCTTACCACACTCAATCTGCCCGATCGGCCTGCAAACGCGGTTTCACACTGATCGAACTCCTGGTTGTCATCGCCATCATCGCCGTCCTGGTCGCTCTGATCCTGCCTGCCGTCCAACAGGCACGCGAAGCAGCACGCATGGCACAATGCAAAAATAATCTGCGTCAGATCGTCCTCGCGTGTCACATGTACGCGGATTCGAATGGCGGTTACTGGCCCCGGGCGGCGCCCGATCAGCACGTCGGTTTCGGAGGCAAAAAACGCTGGCACGGAGAACGGCAGACGACAGATGCCACGACCAAGTTCCAGGCACACCTGGGACCGCTGGCACCGTTTCTCGAACAGAACGCGGAAATTAAAAAGTGCCCCACCTTTGGAAACTTTGCTGCACACGGAACCGTCTCCAACGCCTTTGAAGGGGGCACTGGCGGTTACGGCTACAATCAGGCCTATCTCGGGGGAACGTCCTGGAAATACTCCTATCCCACCAGCAATATGGTCGCGACAAACATGCGGGAAATCGGTAGCCTGGCCCGCACGGTCGCTTTCGCCGATGCCGCCCTGGCCCAGGGATTTCCGGATCTGCACATCATCGAATACAGTTTTATCGAACCCCCGTACTTCATCGATAACTGGACCCCCACCTTCCAGGAAGCTCCCTGGCGGCCCGATCCTTCCATTCACTTCCGTCACACCGGCACCGTCGCCAATATCGGCTGGGCCGATGGGCGTGTGACCTCAGCCGTCATGTCGGGAACCGGCACTTCCGCTTACGGCGGTGATCCGAAGAAATTCCAGATCGGCTGGTTCGGCCCGATGGACAGCAACGTGCTCTTCACGAATAAAGACAAACTGGAAGCAGACATGGGAGGCGTCCAGTAA
- a CDS encoding Nif3-like dinuclear metal center hexameric protein — protein sequence MTCVADIQDFLINLAPPELAESWDNVGLLTGDPTFQVEKILTCLTLTPDVAAEAIAAGASLIVSHHPILFRPVQQITTASSEGKMLLDLIQARVSVYSPHTCYDSAERGINWQLASLLGLENVGILRPQTVSAESAPEQGAGRFGDLPAEFSLAQLNQLIKQALKIENLQFVGDPAMRVRRLGIACGAAAEFLKDADKHECQALLTGEARFHACLEARSREMALILPGHYATERPAMEQMAELLQQQFPELTIWASEEESDPVGWDCDGESA from the coding sequence ATGACCTGCGTCGCGGACATTCAGGATTTCCTGATCAATTTAGCCCCCCCCGAACTGGCCGAGAGCTGGGATAACGTCGGTCTGCTGACGGGGGATCCGACGTTTCAAGTGGAAAAAATCCTGACCTGCCTGACACTCACACCAGATGTGGCAGCCGAAGCGATTGCAGCCGGTGCCAGTCTGATTGTCAGTCACCATCCAATTCTGTTTCGGCCTGTGCAGCAGATCACTACGGCTTCTAGCGAGGGAAAAATGCTGCTCGATCTGATCCAGGCTCGGGTTTCGGTTTACAGCCCGCATACCTGTTACGACAGTGCCGAGCGGGGGATCAACTGGCAGCTGGCCAGCCTGCTGGGGCTCGAAAACGTCGGCATCTTGAGGCCGCAGACCGTCTCGGCTGAGTCGGCTCCGGAGCAGGGGGCCGGCCGATTTGGTGACCTGCCGGCAGAATTCTCGCTGGCGCAACTGAATCAGCTGATCAAACAGGCCCTGAAGATTGAAAATCTGCAGTTTGTCGGCGATCCCGCCATGCGTGTGCGGCGGCTGGGAATTGCCTGTGGGGCCGCGGCTGAGTTTCTGAAGGATGCAGACAAACATGAATGTCAGGCACTGTTGACGGGAGAAGCCCGGTTTCATGCCTGTCTGGAAGCCCGTTCCCGGGAGATGGCACTGATCCTGCCGGGGCACTACGCGACGGAGCGTCCGGCAATGGAACAGATGGCAGAACTGCTGCAGCAGCAGTTTCCGGAGCTGACGATCTGGGCCAGTGAAGAGGAGTCCGATCCCGTTGGCTGGGACTGTGACGGGGAGTCGGCCTGA